A genome region from Ursus arctos isolate Adak ecotype North America unplaced genomic scaffold, UrsArc2.0 scaffold_18, whole genome shotgun sequence includes the following:
- the LOC125283270 gene encoding alpha-1-acid glycoprotein-like isoform X2, which translates to MALSWALAALSLLPLLDAQSPVCANLTAEPITNATLDQISGKWFYIASAFNNPEFNQSSRTIHAAFFYFAPNHTDDKILLREYLTIGDKCVYNSSYLKVQRENGTVSKYEYGKEQFADLLLTKDPKIFMFGFALKDEQNKGLSFYTDKPEVTEEQMRVFHEAITCIGMQKSEISYTDAKKDLCGPLDKQHKEERQKEKEGDTALG; encoded by the exons ATGGCGCTGTCCTGGGCCCTTGCCGCCCTGAGCCTCCTTCCCCTGCTGGACGCCCAGAGCCCGGTGTGTGCCAACCTCACGGCGGAGCCCATCACCAACGCCACCCTGGACCAG ATCTCTGGCAAGTGGTTTTACATCGCCTCGGCCTTCAACAACCCGGAGTTCAACCAGTCGTCTAGAACGATCCATGCAGCCTTCTTTTACTTTGCTCCCAACCATACCGATGACAAAATACTGCTCAGAGAGTACCTAACCAT TGGGGACAAGTGCGTCTATAACTCCAGTTATCTGAAGGTCCAGCGGGAGAATGGGACTGTGTCCAAATACG AGTACGGAAAAGAACAATTTGCCGATCTCCTGCTCACCAAGGATCCCAAGATCTTCATGTTTGGCTTCGCCCTCAAAGATGAGCAGAACAAGGGACTGTCCTTCTATA CTGACAAGCCAGAAGTGACCGAGGAGCAAATGAGAGTGTTCCACGAAGCCATCACGTGCATCGGCATGCAGAAGTCAGAGATCAGTTACACCGATGCGAAAAAG GATCTGTGTGGACCCCTGGATAAGCAGCAcaaggaagaaaggcagaaggagaaggagggagacacAGCACTGGGTTAG
- the LOC125283270 gene encoding alpha-1-acid glycoprotein 1-like isoform X1, whose product MALSWALAALSLLPLLDAQSPVCANLTAEPITNATLDQISGKWFYIASAFNNPEFNQSSRTIHAAFFYFAPNHTDDKILLREYLTIGDKCVYNSSYLKVQRENGTVSKYEYGKEQFADLLLTKDPKIFMFGFALKDEQNKGLSFYTDKPEVTEEQMRVFHEAITCIGMQKSEISYTDAKKVKARRTRQPRRRRQGERPRLHSEAGHPVFKRLSPCRDS is encoded by the exons ATGGCGCTGTCCTGGGCCCTTGCCGCCCTGAGCCTCCTTCCCCTGCTGGACGCCCAGAGCCCGGTGTGTGCCAACCTCACGGCGGAGCCCATCACCAACGCCACCCTGGACCAG ATCTCTGGCAAGTGGTTTTACATCGCCTCGGCCTTCAACAACCCGGAGTTCAACCAGTCGTCTAGAACGATCCATGCAGCCTTCTTTTACTTTGCTCCCAACCATACCGATGACAAAATACTGCTCAGAGAGTACCTAACCAT TGGGGACAAGTGCGTCTATAACTCCAGTTATCTGAAGGTCCAGCGGGAGAATGGGACTGTGTCCAAATACG AGTACGGAAAAGAACAATTTGCCGATCTCCTGCTCACCAAGGATCCCAAGATCTTCATGTTTGGCTTCGCCCTCAAAGATGAGCAGAACAAGGGACTGTCCTTCTATA CTGACAAGCCAGAAGTGACCGAGGAGCAAATGAGAGTGTTCCACGAAGCCATCACGTGCATCGGCATGCAGAAGTCAGAGATCAGTTACACCGATGCGAAAAAGGTGAAGGCAAGGAGGACTAGGCAGCCCCGGAGGCGCAGACAGGGAGAGCGGCCACGGCTGCACAGCGAGGCAGGACATCCTGTCTTTAAGCGCCTGTCTCCCTGCAGGGACAGCTGA
- the LOC113266329 gene encoding alpha-1-acid glycoprotein-like isoform X1, giving the protein MALSWALAALSLLPLLDAQSPVCANLTAEPITNATLDQISGKWFCIASAFHNPEVNQIAGTLQAGFFYMEPNHTNDIVLLRDYQTIGDKCVYNSSYLKVQRENGTLSKYEVLSPESGEEQFADLLLTKDPKIFMFGHSLKDEQNKGLSFYADKPEVTEEQMRVFHEAITCIGMQKSEISYTDAKKVKARRTRQPRRPRQGERPRLHSEAGHPVFKRLSPCRDS; this is encoded by the exons ATGGCGCTGTCCTGGGCCCTTGCCGCCCTGAGCCTCCTTCCCCTGCTGGACGCCCAGAGCCCGGTGTGTGCCAACCTCACGGCGGAGCCCATCACCAACGCCACCCTGGACCAG ATCTCTGGCAAGTGGTTTTGTATCGCCTCGGCCTTCCATAACCCGGAGGTCAATCAGATTGCTGGAACGCTCCAAGCAGGCTTCTTTTACATGGAGCCCAACCATACCAATGACATAGTACTGCTCAGAGACTACCAAACCAT TGGGGACAAGTGCGTCTATAACTCCAGCTATCTGAAGGTCCAGCGGGAGAATGGGACCCTGTCCAAATACG AGGTTTTATCTCCAGAGTCAGGCGAAGAACAATTTGCCGATCTCCTGCTCACCAAGGATCCCAAGATCTTCATGTTTGGCCACTCCCTGAAAGATGAGCAGAACAAGGGACTGTCCTTCTATG CTGACAAGCCAGAAGTGACCGAGGAGCAAATGAGAGTGTTCCACGAAGCCATCACGTGCATCGGCATGCAGAAGTCAGAGATCAGTTACACCGATGCGAAAAAGGTGAAGGCAAGGAGGACTAGGCAGCCCCGGAGGCCCAGACAGGGAGAGCGGCCACGGCTGCACAGCGAGGCAGGACATCCTGTCTTTAAGCGCCTGTCTCCCTGCAGGGACAGCTGA
- the LOC113266329 gene encoding alpha-1-acid glycoprotein-like isoform X2 codes for MALSWALAALSLLPLLDAQSPVCANLTAEPITNATLDQISGKWFCIASAFHNPEVNQIAGTLQAGFFYMEPNHTNDIVLLRDYQTIGDKCVYNSSYLKVQRENGTLSKYESGEEQFADLLLTKDPKIFMFGHSLKDEQNKGLSFYADKPEVTEEQMRVFHEAITCIGMQKSEISYTDAKKVKARRTRQPRRPRQGERPRLHSEAGHPVFKRLSPCRDS; via the exons ATGGCGCTGTCCTGGGCCCTTGCCGCCCTGAGCCTCCTTCCCCTGCTGGACGCCCAGAGCCCGGTGTGTGCCAACCTCACGGCGGAGCCCATCACCAACGCCACCCTGGACCAG ATCTCTGGCAAGTGGTTTTGTATCGCCTCGGCCTTCCATAACCCGGAGGTCAATCAGATTGCTGGAACGCTCCAAGCAGGCTTCTTTTACATGGAGCCCAACCATACCAATGACATAGTACTGCTCAGAGACTACCAAACCAT TGGGGACAAGTGCGTCTATAACTCCAGCTATCTGAAGGTCCAGCGGGAGAATGGGACCCTGTCCAAATACG AGTCAGGCGAAGAACAATTTGCCGATCTCCTGCTCACCAAGGATCCCAAGATCTTCATGTTTGGCCACTCCCTGAAAGATGAGCAGAACAAGGGACTGTCCTTCTATG CTGACAAGCCAGAAGTGACCGAGGAGCAAATGAGAGTGTTCCACGAAGCCATCACGTGCATCGGCATGCAGAAGTCAGAGATCAGTTACACCGATGCGAAAAAGGTGAAGGCAAGGAGGACTAGGCAGCCCCGGAGGCCCAGACAGGGAGAGCGGCCACGGCTGCACAGCGAGGCAGGACATCCTGTCTTTAAGCGCCTGTCTCCCTGCAGGGACAGCTGA
- the LOC113266329 gene encoding alpha-1-acid glycoprotein-like isoform X3, with protein MALSWALAALSLLPLLDAQSPVCANLTAEPITNATLDQISGKWFCIASAFHNPEVNQIAGTLQAGFFYMEPNHTNDIVLLRDYQTIGDKCVYNSSYLKVQRENGTLSKYEVLSPESGEEQFADLLLTKDPKIFMFGHSLKDEQNKGLSFYADKPEVTEEQMRVFHEAITCIGMQKSEISYTDAKKDLCGPLDKQHKEERQKEKEGDTALG; from the exons ATGGCGCTGTCCTGGGCCCTTGCCGCCCTGAGCCTCCTTCCCCTGCTGGACGCCCAGAGCCCGGTGTGTGCCAACCTCACGGCGGAGCCCATCACCAACGCCACCCTGGACCAG ATCTCTGGCAAGTGGTTTTGTATCGCCTCGGCCTTCCATAACCCGGAGGTCAATCAGATTGCTGGAACGCTCCAAGCAGGCTTCTTTTACATGGAGCCCAACCATACCAATGACATAGTACTGCTCAGAGACTACCAAACCAT TGGGGACAAGTGCGTCTATAACTCCAGCTATCTGAAGGTCCAGCGGGAGAATGGGACCCTGTCCAAATACG AGGTTTTATCTCCAGAGTCAGGCGAAGAACAATTTGCCGATCTCCTGCTCACCAAGGATCCCAAGATCTTCATGTTTGGCCACTCCCTGAAAGATGAGCAGAACAAGGGACTGTCCTTCTATG CTGACAAGCCAGAAGTGACCGAGGAGCAAATGAGAGTGTTCCACGAAGCCATCACGTGCATCGGCATGCAGAAGTCAGAGATCAGTTACACCGATGCGAAAAAG GATCTGTGTGGACCCCTGGATAAGCAGCAcaaggaagaaaggcagaaggagaaggagggagacacAGCACTGGGTTAG
- the LOC113266329 gene encoding alpha-1-acid glycoprotein-like isoform X4, producing MALSWALAALSLLPLLDAQSPVCANLTAEPITNATLDQISGKWFCIASAFHNPEVNQIAGTLQAGFFYMEPNHTNDIVLLRDYQTIGDKCVYNSSYLKVQRENGTLSKYESGEEQFADLLLTKDPKIFMFGHSLKDEQNKGLSFYADKPEVTEEQMRVFHEAITCIGMQKSEISYTDAKKDLCGPLDKQHKEERQKEKEGDTALG from the exons ATGGCGCTGTCCTGGGCCCTTGCCGCCCTGAGCCTCCTTCCCCTGCTGGACGCCCAGAGCCCGGTGTGTGCCAACCTCACGGCGGAGCCCATCACCAACGCCACCCTGGACCAG ATCTCTGGCAAGTGGTTTTGTATCGCCTCGGCCTTCCATAACCCGGAGGTCAATCAGATTGCTGGAACGCTCCAAGCAGGCTTCTTTTACATGGAGCCCAACCATACCAATGACATAGTACTGCTCAGAGACTACCAAACCAT TGGGGACAAGTGCGTCTATAACTCCAGCTATCTGAAGGTCCAGCGGGAGAATGGGACCCTGTCCAAATACG AGTCAGGCGAAGAACAATTTGCCGATCTCCTGCTCACCAAGGATCCCAAGATCTTCATGTTTGGCCACTCCCTGAAAGATGAGCAGAACAAGGGACTGTCCTTCTATG CTGACAAGCCAGAAGTGACCGAGGAGCAAATGAGAGTGTTCCACGAAGCCATCACGTGCATCGGCATGCAGAAGTCAGAGATCAGTTACACCGATGCGAAAAAG GATCTGTGTGGACCCCTGGATAAGCAGCAcaaggaagaaaggcagaaggagaaggagggagacacAGCACTGGGTTAG